Proteins encoded by one window of Microplitis mediator isolate UGA2020A chromosome 1, iyMicMedi2.1, whole genome shotgun sequence:
- the LOC130673489 gene encoding dynein axonemal heavy chain 7-like: protein MVAKNIRSGSLKIKHEYYKEVIKSVSNPKMLKNISAKKIPQFMSCITNLFVQQILYTVMQTIEHIIKTIKDTRSCPQINFQLVCRNGRLLIDPSIEEVARIYHQIITDIENIARNLLPFNCSVNSNPEENYIDVKVPDWFIKKSHDHLSLVIIDLFEPLSKFFKKVNDEFNFVCAGETRANIIKLVSQDNDFNFYCDKVRVFNEYLQKANAMNSYVHYEIGRLSQLKAKETLKEIISEINGILVNKLVSYHWQFNASICQEFEILESKALDVPNNTKALFELTENMGMASKITVEKLEDKIFESVEMLSALLQITSLREEHIELNKKTINWLSLIESIFNQSNTLCEAMKSELEDELQKTINSLNIEVDSILPEFVILDDMDDAKRVHEYIEYLEILVIKIRDIDEKISSINNEEKLFKFPETAFPKVDEMKDIILPFYSLIRMIHQWRRHNSVWIDGPFEYINAEEVSSITFYYLDQFTELNRSMKTKIKQDMTSNKPFRFSGVIDDPDPMQQPAPLKLCFQALEHVKEFKQYVPLVNCMCNPALARRHWAEMSSIYGEDFTPNAGTTLRKIIALDLMKDIDKYQVISISANKELSLQKQLEMMTCEWDGISFVIESDASNKLIFVNYQEIQIRLEEHLVMIQEMKGSYFVKPIAEAVVDFYQSLMRVRDVIQKWNELQDECFILSPIFANESATKLLKADLYFEVGETLNTIRDSILDRPTFKNIGKSTKYYEELIVASEKIEIINEAISRHLDNVRLIFPRFFFLSNNEIVKILFNKSHFERIKLLMQKCFQGIKDVKVNRSNEIVSILSDHREELLLKERISCIPKESSSENWLQSVESKITDSVRQEIVNNLFPIDMMALTKLKSPAMITECLAKLFWTSNIQECFLDFTPTKLHKIFDDQNILIASTIADLKNLANRRQRLILMSLITIFCNQKEIVQQLIDTKTIKETDFYWIVQMRFYWQENIKVHMVNASKNYGYEFCTTDYPSLINTPLTDRCYRTIFEADRHHFFGALVGSAATGKVQTIKSLSRALATQFQLINCTKELTFDRLYKIFKGLIACGAWVCFKDINAAALSILSPALDQMYSISRMISSEVGSVYFEGTHLPLRPGGFIAITINPGQCPSYNNLPDNLKVIFRTVAFTRSDIDKVCEINLFAAGFEDPKNLVTKIQQILKLCTDQLSPGRRYNFGYRAVNAIIKTAVGLKFEFPEESEDFLILRSLIDVTLPMLLEKDITIFQKFLQDIFPTSLPPPNYGPLMKALDQVAQTEALHVHEIFQLKIIQIFEMMYMRHAFVVVGESLGGKTTILRALAKCLALLKIEKHEIGVDVVVNSINQNSMTLDNLFGHLDDKTMKWNDGVCTSLLREYVKDEELVRKWLIFDGPVNSAWMENLSTLLDDNKILLLPSGEKIQLTRSISVIFETDNLEQASPAVLSRCGIIYVEPQSVGWKPHATSWLLSQKFPANHSSFFMTLLNWSLDAFLDFAYQTCKFTINVSRIHVIHSTLKLVGMYLKDAIENSEETEKDHFGIWSQVALILAIVWSVGSCLSSDSQRAFNEFCLSMWTNNDLYPRPEEIKQFEISLPIEGMIQDNTYIFKGTGLWKTWSDILKTENVNIETCGFGFTVVPTVDIIKHINIFKNHIKHRIPFVISGDQSTGKTSCIKLLLKNKLSNTEYLTNAFNFPSTITAQAAQRIFLLKINKIKEGHYAPPKNKFCINFVDDLNIIVGENYPGHSLLDLIRQYIDHGYWYSLEKPDKVFVDRVIFLCALTLRHERQNLCSRFLRHFNLYTMRSPTKENIFRVFTNTLLFNFKKNQFSADVIGSVNGMINATIYVYNHLMQRKLVPSDLVHQFNLRDISKVVSGCSLIHKESAETKITLIRLWVHESLRVFGDRITNTEDSDWLFLKIKEAVKDNFKDTFESVFDHLPKQNDRLTRKSFKSLIFVNFMDADKEPSSRRYEEITSKDALKNKVAYYLNEFNQKFDKKLDILILSDVLEHLVRVCRVLAIPGGHLLMLCTGGSGRKSLTQLAAFIEKQNFHELTVNPYYSLSKWRNDLKKVLKTSGGCGKDSTYFVVGRFVQDKYLEDISSLMSTGEIPDLISAEERQSIIEIARLPAQKGDRNLEIATTEVMDYFFNQCREKLHFILYYNMSDKNLRQQLKSFPNLLNCCFVDCFMPWPLDAFVQLGHAFIEDLKIDSSVKENIITASKYLYDESKQISVKYRNELGRSTHVSPSAFIHMMKLFAKLMAKKQQELMESKDRYLGGLKKLQLAAQEVTQMKANLTVLRPQLEWSARQTEETMLEIETENVSVENATIQVTRDEEIANKAAKVAATLKSECEAELAVAIPILEDAIAALNTLKPTDITLVKAMKNPPDTVKLVMAAVCVMLGVPAERVIDPITGRKSMDFWGPSKRVLGDMNFLQNLKDYEKDNIPPALMQVVKKTYMTDKSFMPHIVAKASSAAEGLCKWVRAMVSYDEVAKVVAPKKEKLATAERECNEAQEFLKKKQKTLAALNDKLTALNDSLRATLAKKLELENEVELCEQKLRKAEALIRSLGGEKNKWMAAADCLKMYYDNLSGDLLLMTGIIAYLAPYHPAYRDNNLRAWKIYIENLKISCSSEFNFIKVAESEITVSNWHFYGLPKNRFPVENAVIAKKSLQPCLFIDPQNQANFWIREMEKENKIKILKLVSADFLIEIQKSIELGQPVLLENIEEDFIASLECILSQNIYKINDQLHQEINNEVINYNSNFRLYLTTRLHNPNFDPYVFRKTTVINFLLPDDALQESLLDIVISRERPELQEKFNLLLIQSASNKKVLKEEEENILTTLSTSTVNILEDEAAIQVLDSSKNLSVQIREKEEAVLAAKNEIDSFRTNYYQFTYYCATLYNTLSALPNLNCMYKFSLSWFTQLFIKSIANSNRSVDLKKRIEYLKTSFTKTLHSSVLSALFEKHKLVYSFLLYLKILEDSQRISKEEFEFFISTPVNVDDFQDKKMFSLPEKSWEEIIKLSKTLEVFKNLPVSIQDNQSSWKAFFDERNPENSLLPFPWEDQCTEFQKLIIFKIIRPDRTVIKISKLISSVGKGVLVTQSSINLYQSYLESSYFIPLIFILPSYLEPMKLIKEFGTKSGYSTKLTTVSLGANQESRVQKLISEAQRNGGWIFLQNCHLAIDWMPQLEKIREKLDTTNTDLEFRLWLSSFPTDRFPIDILQDAVKITYDAPVNLKQTLINSYNSDPLNTNFFNGCPGKDKIFSKLIYSFSFFHAAVRERNYFGLQGWNVNYDFCHCDLSISVKQLQTFLNDNDYVPFEALKYIVCDCNYGGKILDDFDKKYLITIFDDFCNDKIVNEVNYSFFTDYIIPNRCEYQDFVKHINKLKNYTPAEVFGVDVNAEIRRDTFIVNDFFGCILQLNEQVDNETSQDDVIEKIREKIPALLDIVLAREKNWDLEFLNAVFIEEIVIYNKTINCINKSLLINEDYSKLINNLVPCSWFYLGNSKNHRKSLPQFIKNLNRRFEFFKKTIEGNCRELWLGAFEFPKRLISAAGCMFARKLKIPAGDLDFGFEILTSQDSIAQDDKFLDFCSLYLSGARWDQVNKKLVDSNPKQSLYCIDVIRWTPKIREEKLLDGSYACPLYKSTSERDLIDQDGNLSNNIMDVNLSSDLSSIHWIKNGTAIFCLIE from the coding sequence ATGGTcgcgaaaaatataagaagcggatcactaaaaataaaacacgaGTACTACAAAGAAGTGATAAAATCGGTATCGAATccaaaaatgttgaaaaatatttccgctaagaaaattccTCAGTTTATGAGCTGCattactaatttatttgtcCAGCAAATTTTGTACACAGTCATGCAAACAATCGAACACATCATAAAGACAATCAAAGATACTCGCAGTTGTCCGCAGATAAATTTCCAACTCGTTTGTAGAAATGGCCGTCTGTTGATTGACCCGTCGATCGAAGAAGTCGCCAGAATTTACCATCAAATTATCACAGACATCGAAAATATCGCCCGAAATTTGTTGCCATTCAACTGCAGCGTAAATTCAAATCCTGAAGAAAATTACATTGATGTCAAAGTTCCCGAttggtttataaaaaaatctcacGACCATTTGAGTCTCGTAATAATTGATCTCTTTGAGCCGCTGAGCAAATTCTTCAAAAAAGTTAACGACGAATTTAATTTCGTTTGTGCTGGAGAAACAAGAgcgaatataattaaattggtATCGCAGGACaatgatttcaatttttactgcGACAAAGTACGAGTTTTCAATGAATACTTGCAGAAAGCAAACGCGATGAACTCGTACGTTCATTATGAAATCGGGCGATTGAGTCAATTAAAGGCTAAAGAAACTTTGAAAGAGATAATTTCAGAAATAAATGGCATTTTGGTAAATAAACTGGTCTCGTATCATTGGCAATTCAATGCGTCTATTTGTCAGGAGTTTGAAATTTTGGAAAGCAAAGCTCTCGATGTCCCAAACAATACAAAAGCACTTTTTGAACTGACAGAGAATATGGGCATGGCTTCAAAAATTACCGTTGAAAAATTGGAAGATAAAATCTTTGAATCCGTAGAAATGCTGAGTGCGCTTTTGCAAATCACGAGCTTGAGGGAAGAACACATTGAGCTGAATAAGAAAACTATAAACTGGTTGTCATTAATAGAGTCAATTTTCAATCAAAGCAATACATTGTGCGAAGCAATGAAGAGCGAGTTAGAAGACGAGCTgcaaaaaacaataaattcgTTGAATATCGAAGTCGATAGTATTCTTCCTGAGTTCGTTATTCTTGACGACATGGATGACGCAAAACGCGTCCATGAATACATCGAATATTTGGAAattcttgtgataaaaattcgCGACATAGATGAGAAAATATCGTCaataaataatgaagaaaaactgTTCAAATTTCCCGAAACTGCTTTTCCAAAAGTTGACGAAATGAAAGATATTATTTTGCCATTCTATTCTTTGATTCGGATGATACATCAGTGGAGAAGACACAATTCTGTATGGATCGACGGACCTTTTGAGTACATAAATGCGGAAGAAGTTAGCAGTATaacgttttattatttagaccAATTTACGGAGTTGAATAGATCAATGAAGACGAAAATAAAACAAGACATGACTTCTAATAAACCGTTCAGATTTTCGGGTGTCATTGACGATCCGGATCCAATGCAACAGCCAGCGCCGCTCAAATTGTGCTTCCAAGCATTGGAACACGTAAAAGAATTCAAACAATATGTCCCTTTAGTAAATTGTATGTGCAATCCTGCTTTGGCTCGAAGGCACTGGGCCGAAATGTCGTCAATTTACGGCGAAGACTTTACCCCAAATGCTGGAACAACTTTACGAAAAATAATCGCACTAGATTTGATGAAAGATATTGATAAGTACCAGGTGATTAGTATCAGCGCGAATAAAGAGCTGTCACTGCAAAAGCAATTGGAAATGATGACTTGCGAATGGGATGGGATCAGTTTTGTAATAGAAAGTGACGCtagtaataaattgatttttgttaaCTATCAGGAAATTCAGATACGACTTGAGGAACATTTGGTGATGATCCAAGAGATGAAGGGTTCGTATTTTGTAAAACCGATTGCAGAAGCAGTTGTGGATTTTTATCAGTCATTGATGCGTGTTCGGGATGTCATTCAAAAGTGGAATGAACTTCAGGACGAATGTTTTATTCTGTCACCTATTTTTGCTAATGAGTCGGCCACCAAACTGTTGAAGGCAGACTTGTACTTTGAAGTTGGTGAGACATTGAACACGATCAGAGACAGTATTTTGGACAGACCCACtttcaaaaatattggaaAGTCTACGAAGTATTATGAGGAGTTGATAGTAGCTtcggaaaaaattgaaattattaacgAAGCGATTTCGAGGCATTTGGATAACGTGAGATTAATTTTCCCGCGGTTTTTCTTTTTGTCCAATAATGAAATAGTAAAGATACTATTTAACAAAAGTCATTTTGAAAGAATCAAATTATTGATGCAGAAATGTTTTCAAGGGATAAAAGATGTTAAAGTAAACAGAAGTAACGAAATCGTGTCAATTTTAAGTGATCATAGAGAAGAGTTACTTTTGAAAGAAAGAATTTCCTGCATCCCAAAAGAGTCTAGTTCCGAAAACTGGCTACAGTCTGTTGAATCAAAAATAACAGATTCAGTACGGCAAGAAattgtcaataatttatttcctatCGACATGATGGCTCTCACGAAATTGAAGTCACCTGCGATGATTACTGAGTGTCTCGCAAAATTATTTTGGACTTCAAATATTCAAGAATGCTTCCTCGACTTCACTCCCACAAAattgcataaaatttttgatgaccAAAATATTTTGATCGCAAGTACAATTGCAGATTTGAAAAACCTCGCAAACAGAAGGCAAAGATTAATACTAATGTCTCTTATCACAATTTTCTGTAACCAAAAAGAAATAGTCCAGCAACTGATCGACACCAAGACAATCAAAGAAACGGATTTCTATTGGATCGTTCAAATGAGATTCTACTGGCAAGAAAATATCAAAGTCCATATGGTGAACGCATCAAAAAATTACGGGTATGAATTTTGTACTACTGACTATCCGTCTCTTATCAATACTCCCCTAACTGACAGATGCTACCGCACTATTTTCGAAGCAGATCGTCACCACTTTTTCGGTGCACTCGTCGGCTCCGCCGCAACGGGAAAAGTCCAGACGATAAAAAGTTTATCACGAGCTCTAGCAACGCAGTTTCAGTTGATAAACTGCACAAAGGAACTCACTTTTGATAGGCtctacaaaatatttaaaggatTGATTGCATGCGGGGCGTGGGTTTGCTTCAAAGACATAAATGCCGCGGCGTTATCGATCTTATCACCAGCATTAGATCAAATGTATTCGATTTCTCGAATGATATCTTCTGAAGTTGGATCCGTTTATTTTGAAGGCACCCATTTGCCTTTACGCCCCGGCGGATTTATAGCGATCACCATAAATCCAGGGCAGTGTCCATCATACAATAATTTACCcgacaatttaaaagttatcttTCGGACTGTAGCATTTACTCGATCAGATATTGATAAAGTGTGTGAAATAAATCTGTTTGCTGCTGGATTTGAAGATCCAAAAAATCTGGTCACTAAAATCCAGCAGATTTTGAAACTTTGCACGGATCAACTGTCACCTGGTAGACGATATAATTTCGGTTATCGAGCGGTAAATGCAATTATAAAGACAGCTGTTggtttgaaatttgaattcccAGAAGAAAGTGAAGATTTTTTGATACTTAGATCATTGATAGATGTCACTTTACCCATGTTATTAGAAAAAGACATCAccattttccaaaaatttcttcAAGACATTTTTCCTACTTCACTACCACCGCCAAATTACGGCCCTTTGATGAAAGCTCTTGACCAAGTTGCCCAAACAGAAGCTCTTCATGTCCACGAAATATTTCAGCTCAAGATAATCCAAATTTTCGAAATGATGTACATGAGACATGCCTTCGTAGTCGTCGGTGAATCTCTCGGCGGAAAGACGACAATTCTACGTGCATTAGCAAAATGTTTGGCGCTTTTGAAGATTGAAAAACACGAAATTGGAGTCGATGTGGTTGTCAATTCAATAAACCAGAATTCTATGACTCTGGACAATCTTTTTGGACATTTGGATGATAAGACTATGAAGTGGAACGATGGAGTCTGTACTTCATTGCTTCGTGAGTACGTAAAGGATGAAGAGTTGGTAAGAAAATGGTTGATATTCGACGGACCGGTTAATTCTGCGTGGATGGAAAATTTGAGTACTCTTTTGGATGACAACAAAATTCTCTTACTTCCTTCAGGAGAAAAGATTCAGTTGACTAGATCGATTTCtgttatttttgaaaccgATAATCTAGAACAAGCATCTCCGGCTGTTTTATCACGATGTGGAATAATTTACGTGGAACCTCAGTCAGTTGGCTGGAAACCTCACGCAACTTCGTGGCTTCTAAGCCAAAAATTTCCAGCCAATCATAGCTCATTTTTTATGACCCTGCTCAACTGGTCTCTGGACGCATTTCTGGATTTCGCTTACCAGACATGCAAATTTACAATCAACGTCAGTAGAATCCACGTCATACACTCGACATTAAAATTAGTGGGCATGTATCTGAAAGACGCTATCGAAAACTCAGAAGAAACAGAAAAAGATCATTTTGGAATCTGGTCTCAAGTTGCTTTGATTCTCGCGATAGTTTGGAGCGTCGGAAGCTGCTTGTCTTCAGACTCTCAACGAGCTTTCAATGAATTCTGCTTATCGATGTGGACTAATAATGACTTGTATCCCCGTCCTGAGGAAATAAAACAGTTCGAAATTTCATTGCCCATCGAAGGGATGATTCAAGACAACACCTACATATTCAAAGGCACTGGGCTCTGGAAAACTTGGAgcgatattttgaaaactgaaAACGTCAATATAGAAACCTGTGGCTTTGGATTTACGGTCGTTCCAACAGTAGACATAATCAagcatataaatattttcaaaaatcacatCAAGCATCGGATACCTTTTGTCATAAGTGGCGACCAATCGACTGGGAAAACATCATGCATTAAATTactactgaaaaataaattatccaaCACAGAATATCTAACAAATGCTTTCAATTTCCCATCAACAATAACAGCTCAAGCTGCTCAGCGAATTTTTCTgctcaaaattaataaaattaaagaaggGCATTACGCACCGCCGAAAAACAAATTCTGCATTAATTTCGTTGATGATTTGAACATAATCGTTGGAGAAAATTATCCAGGACACTCTCTGCTGGATTTGATCAGACAGTACATCGATCACGGCTACTGGTACAGCTTAGAAAAACCTGATAAAGTATTTGTCGACAGAGTCATATTTTTGTGTGCACTGACGCTGAGACATGAACGTCAAAATTTGTGTTCGAGGTTTTTGAGACACTTTAATTTATACACAATGCGTTCTCCAaccaaagaaaatatttttcgagtgTTCACTAACACTCTGctgttcaattttaaaaagaatCAATTTTCCGCGGACGTTATTGGGAGCGTTAATGGTATGATTAATGCGACTATTTATGTCTACAATCATTTAATGCAACGTAAATTGGTACCCTCTGATCTAGTGCATCAATTTAATCTCCGAGATATCTCGAAGGTAGTCAGTGGATGCAGTCTCATTCATAAAGAATCTGCAGAaactaaaataactttaattagATTGTGGGTTCATGAGTCCCTTAGGGTTTTTGGAGATCGCATTACTAATACAGAAGACAGCGATTGGTTGTTTTTGAAGATCAAGGAAGCAGTGAAAGATAATTTCAAAGACACTTTCGAGTCAGTTTTTGACCATTTGCCAAAGCAAAATGATCGATTGACTCGTAAGAGTTTCAAAAGTCttatttttgttaactttATGGACGCAGACAAAGAGCCTTCGAGCCGTCGGTATGAAGAAATAACATCCAAAGatgcattgaaaaataaagtcGCTTACTATCTGAATGAATTCAATCAGAAGTTTGATAAAAAGCtggacattttaattttatccgaTGTATTGGAACATTTGGTAAGAGTTTGCCGCGTTTTGGCGATACCCGGCGGCCATTTATTGATGCTTTGCACCGGCGGTTCTGGAAGAAAATCTCTAACTCAATTGGCAGCCTTCATAGAGAAGCAGAATTTCCATGAACTCACCGTGAATCCTTATTACAGTTTAAGTAAATggagaaatgatttgaagaaGGTTCTGAAGACTTCCGGAGGCTGTGGAAAAGACTCTACATATTTTGTAGTCGGTAGATTTGTTCAGGATAAATACCTAGAAGACATCAGCAGTCTGATGAGTACCGGAGAGATTCCAGATTTGATTTCTGCTGAGGAGAGACAGAGTATCATCGAGATTGCTCGACTGCCCGCCCAAAAAGGCGATCGGAATCTTGAGATCGCGACTACAGAAGTCATGGactattttttcaatcaatgccgtgaaaaattgcacttcatTTTGTACTACAACATGTCCGATAAGAATTTACGTCAGCAACTAAAGTCATttccaaatttattaaactgctGCTTCGTCGACTGTTTCATGCCTTGGCCTCTCGACGCGTTCGTTCAACTCGGCCATGCGTTCATCGAGGATCTAAAGATCGACAGTAGtgtcaaagaaaatataattactgcCAGTAAATATTTGTATGACGAGTCTAAACAGATCAGCGTTAAATACCGAAATGAATTGGGTCGATCGACTCACGTAAGTCCTTCGGCGTTTATACATATGATGAAGCTCTTTGCGAAGCTTATGGCCAAAAAACAGCAAGAATTGATGGAGTCCAAGGATCGTTATCTAGGTGGTTTGAAGAAGTTACAGTTAGCAGCTCAGGAAGTGACTCAAATGAAAGCCAACTTGACGGTGTTGCGGCCACAACTCGAATGGTCAGCTCGACAAACTGAAGAAACGATGCTGGAAATTGAAACGGAAAATGTGAGCGTGGAAAATGCCACCATCCAAGTCACGCGAGATGAAGAAATAGCTAACAAAGCCGCTAAAGTAGCAGCTACATTGAAATCGGAGTGTGAAGCTGAACTGGCAGTGGCCATTCCCATCCTCGAAGACGCGATCGCTGCTCTTAATACTTTGAAACCGACTGATATAACTTTGGTAAAGGCTATGAAGAATCCACCAGATACTGTGAAGCTCGTGATGGCTGCTGTTTGCGTGATGTTAGGAGTCCCAGCCGAACGAGTAATCGATCCTATCACTGGTAGAAAGTCTATGGATTTCTGGGGACCCAGCAAACGAGTTCTAGGCGACatgaattttctacagaatTTGAAAGACTATGAGAAAGACAACATACCGCCGGCTCTGATGCAAGTTGTCAAAAAAACTTACATGACTGACAAAAGTTTCATGCCGCATATTGTGGCGAAAGCGTCCAGTGCTGCTGAAGGACTTTGCAAGTGGGTACGCGCGATGGTGTCTTACGATGAGGTTGCTAAGGTAGTGGCGCCGAAAAAAGAGAAATTAGCTACTGCTGAACGAGAGTGCAATGAAGCCcaggaatttttgaaaaagaagcAGAAAACTTTGGCGGCTTTGAACGACAAATTGACGGCACTCAATGACAGCCTGCGAGCGACTTTGGCGAAAAAGTTGGAGCTGGAAAACGAGGTTGAACTTTGCGAGCAGAAGCTCAGGAAGGCGGAAGCTCTGATCAGAAGTCTTGGAGGTGAAAAAAACAAGTGGATGGCGGCGGCTGATTGTCTCAAGATGTACTACGATAATTTATCCGGAGACTTGCTTTTGATGACTGGTATCATCGCTTATCTTGCCCCCTATCATCCAGCTTACCGTGATAACAATTTACGGGCGTGGAAGATttacattgaaaatttgaaaatttcatgctcaagtgaatttaattttattaaggtTGCGGAATCTGAAATTACTGTCAGCAATTGGCATTTCTACGGTCTGCCGAAAAATCGCTTTCCCGTGGAAAATGCCGTGATTGCAAAAAAATCTTTGCAGCCATGTCTGTTCATCGACCCACAAAATCAAGCAAATTTTTGGATCAGAGAAatggaaaaagaaaataaaataaaaattcttaaattagtCAGCGCAGATTTTTTgatcgaaattcaaaaaagcaTTGAATTGGGTCAGCCAGTGCTTTTAGAAAACATCGAAGAAGACTTCATAGCTTCTCTCGAGTGTATTTTATCACAAAACATATACAAAATAAACGATCAACTGCatcaagaaataaataatgaagtgattaattacaattcaaaCTTCCGGCTCTACCTGACAACGAGGCTTCACAATCCAAACTTTGATCCCTATGTCTTCCGAAAAACAACCGTGATTAATTTTCTGTTACCCGACGATGCTCTTCAGGAAAGTCTTCTAGATATCGTAATCTCGCGAGAACGACCAGAGcttcaagaaaaattcaatCTTTTGTTGATACAAAGTGCCTCtaacaaaaaagttctcaaagaagaagaagaaaatattttgacaaCTCTTTCTACTTCTACAGTTAATATTCTAGAAGATGAAGCAGCTATTCAAGTTCTAGActcttctaaaaatttatctgttcAAATTCGGGAAAAAGAAGAAGCCGTTTTGGCGGCAAAAAATGAAATCGACAGTTTTCGCACAAATTATTACCAATTCACGTACTACTGCGCGACATTATACAACACATTGTCAGCTCTGCCGAACTTGAACTGTATGTACAAATTTTCTCTCAGTTGGTTCACACAATTGTTCATAAAATCAATTGCCAATTCAAACAGAAGCGTTGATCTTAAAAAACGAATCGAATATTTGAAGACATCTTTCACGAAAACTCTTCACTCTAGTGTTCTAAGCGCGCTTTTTGAAAAACATAAACTGgtttattcttttttactttatttgaaaattctggAAGACAGCCAACGAATTTCGAAagaagaatttgaattttttatatcaactcCAGTGAATGTTGACGATTTTCAGGATAAGAAAATGTTTTCCTTACCCGAAAAATCTTgggaagaaataataaaattatctaagaCTCTAgaggttttcaaaaatctCCCAGTAAGTATTCAAGACAATCAGTCATCTTGGAAAGCATTTTTTGACGAGAGAAATCCTGAAAATAGTTTGCTTCCATTTCCTTGGGAAGATCAATGCACGGAATtccaaaaattgattatttttaaaattatacggCCAGATAGAACAGtaatcaaaatatcaaaattgatTTCTTCAGTAGGAAAAGGAGTTTTGGTGACGCAAtcatcgataaatttatatcaatcaTACTTAGAATCCAGTTATTTCATTCCTCTGATATTTATTTTGCCCTCTTACTTGGAAcctatgaaattaataaaagaatttggAACCAAATCCGGATACTCGACGAAACTGACTACAGTTTCTCTAGGCGCGAATCAAGAAAGTCGAGTTCAAAAATTGATATCCGAAGCGCAGAGAAACGGGGGCtggatatttttacaaaactgTCATCTAGCGATAGATTGGATGCCGCAGTTGGAAAAAATACGCGAAAAATTGGACACAACGAATACCGATCTTGAGTTCCGGCTTTGGTTATCGAGTTTCCCCACTGATCGATTCCCAATCGATATTCTCCAGGATGCTGTTAAAATAACTTACGACGCGCCAGTAAATTTGAAACAAACTTTGATCAATTCTTACAATTCCGATCCATTGAacacgaatttttttaacggatgTCCTGGaaaagacaaaattttttcaaaattaatctATTCATTCTCGTTCTTCCACGCCGCGGTACGAGAGCGAAATTATTTTGGACTGCAGGGTTGGAATGTAAATTACGATTTTTGTCACTGCGATTTATCGATTTCTGTTAAACAATTGCAGACATTTTTGAACGACAATGACTATGTACCTTTCGAAGCACTGAAGTATATTGTGTGCGATTGTAATTACGGGGGTAAAATTTTGGAtgattttgacaaaaaatatttgattacgATATTTGATGACTTTTGTAATGATAAGATTGTAAATGAAGTTAATTACTCATTTTTTACGGACTACATTATACCGAATCGCTGCGAATATCAGGATTTTGTTaagcatataaataaattaaaaaattacacgcCCGCGGAAGTTTTTGGCGTTGACGTAAACGCGGAAATTAGAAGAGACACTTTTAttgttaatgatttttttggtTGTATTTTACAACTAAACGAACAAGTCGATAATGAAACTTCGCAGGATGacgtaattgaaaaaattcgagAAAAAATCCCTGCGTTGCTGGATATTGTGCTAGCGCGGGAAAAAAACTGggatttagaatttttgaacgCCGTTTTTATAGAAGAAAttgtaatttacaataaaacaattaactGTATAAACAAATCGTTATTAATTAACGaagattattcaaaattaattaacaatcttGTTCCCTGTTCGTGGTTTTATTTGGGGAATAGTAAAAATCACAGAAAATCGTTGCcgcaattcattaaaaatcttaacagacgttttgaatttttcaaaaaaacgataGAAGGAAACTGTAGGGAACTTTGGCTCGGCGCGTTTGAATTTCCCAAGAGATTAATTTCTGCGGCAGGATGTATGTTcgcaagaaaattaaaaatacccGCTGGTGATTTAGATTTCGGATTCGAAATTTTGACTTCGCAAGACTCGATTGCGCaggatgataaatttttggatttttgtagcTTATATTTATCGGGCGCGCGCTGGGATCAAGTTAACAAGAAATTAGTTGATAGTAATCCGAAACAATCACTATATTGCATTGATGTTATTCGGTGGACACCGAAAATTAgggaagaaaaattattggatGGTTCGTATGCATGTCCACTTTATAAGTCGACTAGTGAACGCGATTTGATTGATCAGGATGGTAATTTATCTAATAATATCATGGATGTAAATTTATCAAGTGATTTATCGAGTATCCATTGGATTAAAAATGGAACTGCTATTTTTTGCTTGATAGAATAG